A genome region from Nicotiana tabacum cultivar K326 chromosome 13, ASM71507v2, whole genome shotgun sequence includes the following:
- the LOC107810937 gene encoding UDP-rhamnose/UDP-galactose transporter 4, whose translation MRSKKMSTAVKDEKKMTVDVAAWAFNIVTSVGIIIVNKALMATYGFSFATTLTGLHFATTTLMTFFLKWLGHIQNSQLPWSERLKFVLFANFSIVGMNVSLMWNSVGFYQIAKLSMIPVSCFLEIVLDNVRYSRDTKLSILLVLLGVAICTVTDVSVNAKGFIAAFIAVWSTALQQYYVHFLQRKYSLGSFNLLGHTAPIQATSLLLTGPLVDYWLTEKRVDAYNYTSISLFFIILSCTIAIGTNLSQFICIGRFTAVTFQVLGHMKTILVLILGFLFFGKEGLNLHVVFGMSIAIVGMIWYGNASSQPGGKERLPPPSTIKPEKQNRLLATELDEKV comes from the exons ATGCGGTCAAAGAAAATGTCCACGGCTGTCAAGGATGAGAAGAAAATGACTGTTGATGTGGCAGCATGGGCATTCAATATTGTCACTTCAGTTGGAATTATTATTGTTAATAAAGCCTTAATGGCTACATATGGTTTCAGCTTTG CGACAACCTTAACTGGTCTACATTTTGCCACGACGACATTGATGACCTTTTTCCTTAAATGGCTTGGGCATATCCAGAATTCCCAACTTCCCTGGTCTGAACGATTGAAATTTGTATTGTTTGCAAACTTCTCTATTGTCGGAATGAATGTTAGTTTGATGTGGAACTCCGTCGGATTCTATCAG ATTGCAAAGCTAAGTATGATACCAGTGTCGTGCTTTCTGGAAATTGTGCTGGACAATGTGCGATACTCAAGGGACACCAAATTAAGCATTTTGCTGGTCCTACTAGGTGTTGCAATCTGTACTGTTACTGATGTTAGTGTAAATGCAAAGGGTTTTATTGCTGCCTTCATTGCCGTCTGGAGCACTGCCCTACAGCAATAT TATGTACATTTTCTTCAGCGTAAATATTCACTGGGATCATTCAACCTGTTGGGGCATACTGCACCAATACAGGCGACATCACTGCTGTTAACGGGACCCCTTGTAGACTACTGGTTGACTGAGAAGAGGGTCGATGCCTATAACTATACCTCAATATCACTA TTTTTCATCATCCTATCATGTACAATAGCGATAGGGACAAACCTCAGCCAATTCATCTGCATTGGTAGATTTACAGCAGTGACATTTCAAGTGCTTGGTCATATGAAGACAATTCTTGTCCTGATTTTGGGTTTCCTCTTCTTCGGGAAAGAGGGACTCAATCTACATGTTGTCTTCGGAATGTCTATAGCAATCGTTGGCATGATATGGTATGGTAATGCTTCCTCACAACCCGGTGGAAAAGAGCGGTTACCACCTCCATCTACCATCAAACCTGAAAAACAAAATCGCTTACTAGCAACTGAGCTCGACGAGAAAGTATAG